One genomic region from Cyanobium usitatum str. Tous encodes:
- a CDS encoding YadA-like family protein, giving the protein MAWALVGQVASLGVVVDAALQSQPAAAQITGIPGASGACGSASASGAGAFAIGLAANASGVYSTALGVNSIASGNDAIALGRSANASGTEAMALGVQATASGAYSTALGVDSIASGDDAIALGSVTTASGVSSTAVGAAAEANGIRATALGAGANAAGIASTALGALANAAFTNSTAVGQSAATTRADQIVLGTATTTTTVANLTGTGTGLVLANDDGTLSRSSISSTALTSLNCTATGDNATCYGPNASATGANASAFGNSANASGRLATALGFNSNASGFDATALGRGTRASGLEATALGALATASGTEATALGSQANASGIEATALGYSANASGIEATALGVRANASGNSATALGVQATASGSGSTALGAGTNASGIEATALGALANAAGNSATALGYLSTASGLRAVALGSQATASGSLATAIGDRTNATGNSSTALGVLANAAFSNSTAVGQSAATTRADQIVLGTATTTTTVANLTGTGTGLVLANDDGTLSRSSISSTALSSLNCTATGDNATCYGPNASATGGNASAFGNSANASGQRAMALGVNSNASGTDATALGRAATASGIEATALGMRTRASGLGATALGALATASGTEATALGRTANASGNLSMALGVQATASGNYSSALGVGSIASGIEATALGRSAKASGDSATALGKQANASGNYSSALGTSANAAGDIATALGDSAIASGIEATALGASATASGDSATALGASATASGDSATALGFLATASGNYSSALGVGSTASAKDATALGSQATASGIEATALGVLANASGNLAMALGVQATASGIGSTALGAGTNASGNSATALGASANASGNSATALGYLSTASGLRAVALGSQATASGSLATAIGDRTNATGNSSTALGVLANAAFTNSTAVGQSAATTRADQIVLGTATTTTTVANLTGTGTGLVLANDDGTLSRSSISSTALSSLDCTATGDNATCYGPNASATGGNASAFGNSANASGRLATALGFNSNASGFDATALGRGTRASELGATALGALANASGTEATALGSQATASGIEATALGYSANASGRFSTALGRNANASGTAATAVGVNARAAGTAAAALGEGSIANGESATALGRKANATGFEATALGAGALASELQATALGPRADASGIAATAVGLNARAAGTAATALGEASIANGESATALGRKANATGFRTTALGAGALASFTNSTAIGTGAATTRADQIVLGTATTTTTVANLTGTGTGLVLANDDGTLSRSSISSTALTSLNCTATGDNATCYGPNASATGGNASAFGNSANASGQRAMALGVNSNASGTDATALGRAATASGIEATALGMRTRASGLGATALGALATASGTEATALGVGSNASGSLSTALGALANASGRFSTALGASANAGGDAATALGASATAAFTNSTAVGQSAATTRADQIVLGTATTTTTVANLTGTGTGLVLANDDGTLSRSSISSTALTSLNCTATGDNATCYGPNASANGGNASAFGNSANASGRLATALGVRANAAGVGATALGLDANAFGNISTALGAQSNASGVGATALGAGANAAGQDAMALGVLATASGVGATALGTQANASGLDATALGRTATASGSSATALGYLASATGNQAMALGFAANASGQDATALGLRANASGIGAMAWGYSATASALNSIAVGSGAVSSNSNATAIGTGAQSTIANATAIGAGAQALQSSGSTATSSITLGTQGNGTTDYFLPGLSNKPSSGTEYLVIDQQGRITAGTATLAPNYTIAIQNAFNCTHQGIDSVCFGNNSRALGDYTSAIGANSTAIGFEATAVGADSDATNGSVAVGAYAEATGVNSVAIGVASNATGMATVAIGENSRAAGNRTIVMGYQAVANANDAIALGYQANASYDNSIAFGDGAASTRTDQVAIGKSGSEVTIANLAGTGNEMVFANGDGTLKRAAGISVNNGSLTVANDLTVGGATTLNTLTATGAANFQSTLAVQGATTLNGATTVNNSLTVNGTQTVNGNQSVTGSQTIGGNQTVTGNQTVAGNSAITGNQTIGGNLGVTGATTLYGGATINNGLTVTGGTSTDTLAVSGATTLNTLTATGAANFQSTLDVQGATTLNGATTVNNSLTVNGTQTVNGNQSVTGSQTIGGNQTVTGNQTVAGSSSITGNQTIGGNLGVTGATTLNTLTATGAANFQSTLAVQGATTLNGATTVNNSLTVNGTQTVNGNQSVTGSQTIGGNQTVTGNQTVAGSSSITGNQTIGGNLGVTGTTTLNTLTATGAANFQSTLAVQGATTLNGATTVNNSLTVTGTTNLKNTNVVGTLAVTGNQTVSGSQTIGGNQTVAGNQTVAGSSAITGNQTIGGNLGVTGTTTLNTLTATGAANFQSTLAVQGATTLNGATTVNNSLTVNGTQTVNGTQTVNGNQSVTGSQTIGGNQTVAGNQTVAGSSAITGNQTIGGNLGVTGATTLNGATTVNNSLTVNGTQTVNGNQSVTGSQTIGGNQTVAGNQTVAGSSAITGNQTIGGNLGVTGATTLNGATTVNNSLTVNGTQTVNGNQSVTGSQTIGGNQSVTGNFTARGNVTLTGYTTNQTSGTTQVLTTDSQGQLGFIVLPTNTTTFCNRTGVNSACYGPSAEALGDFDTAIGANSTADATLGSTALGAETNASGNGSTAIGVVATSRGEGSIAVGFAANSTAEGGIAIGFNTTANGTNAFAYGTDAVANGVNVTAIGAGARAEGFNTNALAVGTGAVANGTDVTALGAGAVATGTRATAIGASARTTRDNQLMLGSANQETTIANLAGNGNEMVFANGDGTLKRAAGISVNNGSLTTANNLTVGGALNVSGNTTLNTLTATGAANFQSTLTVQGATTLSGGATINNGLTVTGGATINNGLTVTGGATVTGGATINNGLTVTGGTNTDSLKVKSLSGKGTFLVAAESDGTLQRSSSVSLQQVDQAVNSTIPQLQSTTNRLESAARGLGQAVESSGAVAAALSAIPQVSLQDDEPVRCGVGTGGYGSQYAISAGCAVRVGDRLHLNGALAYTPSIDYEYGSTPSVAGRLGFSFPLGRIAKASSKPSRETSQELSNVQSNLEKIQQEVKARDTQIADLKMQLDKLSKDQHPDSASPNNKATTQLIAMLKSRIEQLEQEKNQSETENRLQDKKIQDLENRLAEQETMFQRAMNQLRSLIGGKSIEHGPTSKATP; this is encoded by the coding sequence GTGGCGTGGGCCCTCGTCGGCCAGGTAGCCAGCCTTGGGGTAGTGGTGGATGCGGCGCTGCAAAGCCAACCAGCCGCTGCTCAAATCACCGGCATCCCAGGCGCAAGCGGTGCTTGTGGAAGTGCATCGGCATCTGGAGCAGGGGCATTCGCGATTGGCCTCGCCGCGAACGCTTCTGGCGTTTACTCCACGGCGCTGGGCGTCAACTCCATTGCTTCGGGCAACGACGCCATAGCGCTGGGTCGTTCAGCCAATGCTTCGGGCACAGAGGCCATGGCGCTGGGTGTACAAGCCACTGCTTCTGGCGCTTACTCCACGGCGCTGGGCGTCGACTCCATTGCTTCGGGCGACGACGCCATAGCGCTGGGTAGCGTTACCACAGCTTCGGGCGTTTCCTCCACGGCGGTGGGTGCTGCTGCTGAAGCTAACGGCATTCGCGCCACGGCGCTGGGTGCTGGAGCCAATGCTGCGGGCATCGCCTCCACGGCGCTGGGTGCTTTAGCCAATGCTGCATTCACCAATTCCACAGCCGTTGGACAATCAGCCGCCACCACACGTGCCGATCAAATCGTTCTTGGCACGGCAACAACAACAACAACCGTTGCCAATCTCACCGGAACCGGCACAGGTCTCGTTCTGGCCAACGACGATGGCACCCTCTCGCGCTCATCGATCTCCTCAACAGCACTGACATCGCTGAATTGCACTGCGACCGGTGATAACGCCACCTGTTATGGGCCGAATGCATCGGCGACCGGTGCCAATGCATCGGCCTTCGGCAATTCTGCCAATGCTTCGGGACGACTGGCCACGGCGCTGGGTTTTAACTCCAATGCTTCGGGCTTTGACGCCACGGCGCTGGGGAGGGGAACCCGTGCTTCGGGACTCGAGGCCACGGCCCTGGGTGCTCTCGCCACTGCTTCGGGCACAGAGGCCACGGCGCTGGGTTCACAAGCCAATGCTTCGGGCATAGAGGCCACGGCGCTGGGTTACTCAGCCAATGCTTCGGGCATAGAGGCCACGGCGCTGGGTGTTCGAGCCAATGCTTCGGGCAACAGCGCCACGGCGCTGGGTGTACAAGCCACTGCTTCGGGCAGCGGCTCCACGGCGCTGGGCGCAGGCACCAATGCTTCGGGCATAGAGGCCACGGCGCTGGGTGCTTTAGCCAATGCTGCGGGCAACAGCGCCACGGCGCTGGGTTACTTGTCCACTGCTTCCGGTTTGAGAGCCGTGGCGCTGGGTTCACAAGCCACTGCTTCGGGCTCGTTAGCCACAGCGATCGGCGATCGAACCAATGCTACAGGCAATTCCTCCACGGCACTGGGTGTTCTAGCCAATGCTGCATTCTCCAATTCCACAGCCGTTGGACAATCAGCCGCCACCACACGTGCCGATCAAATCGTTCTTGGCACGGCAACAACAACAACAACCGTTGCCAATCTCACCGGAACCGGCACAGGTCTCGTTCTGGCCAACGACGATGGCACCCTCTCGCGCTCATCGATCTCCTCAACAGCACTGTCATCGCTGAATTGCACTGCGACCGGTGATAACGCCACCTGTTATGGGCCGAATGCATCGGCGACCGGTGGCAATGCATCAGCCTTCGGCAATTCTGCCAATGCTTCGGGACAACGGGCCATGGCGCTGGGTGTCAACTCCAATGCTTCGGGCACTGACGCCACGGCGCTCGGTAGGGCGGCTACTGCTTCGGGCATAGAGGCCACGGCGCTGGGGATGCGAACCCGTGCTTCGGGTCTCGGCGCCACGGCCCTGGGTGCTCTCGCCACTGCTTCGGGCACAGAGGCCACGGCGCTGGGTCGTACAGCCAATGCTTCGGGCAATCTGTCCATGGCGCTGGGTGTACAAGCCACTGCTTCTGGCAACTACTCTTCGGCGCTGGGCGTCGGCTCCATTGCTTCGGGCATAGAGGCCACGGCGCTGGGTCGTTCAGCCAAGGCTTCGGGCGACAGCGCCACGGCGCTAGGTAAACAAGCCAATGCTTCTGGCAACTACTCTTCGGCGCTGGGTACTTCAGCCAATGCTGCGGGCGACATCGCCACGGCGCTAGGTGACTCAGCCATTGCTTCGGGCATAGAGGCCACGGCGCTGGGTGCTTCAGCCACTGCTTCGGGCGACAGCGCCACGGCGCTGGGTGCTTCAGCCACTGCTTCGGGCGACAGCGCCACGGCGCTGGGTTTTCTAGCCACTGCTTCTGGCAACTACTCTTCGGCGCTGGGCGTCGGCTCCACTGCTTCGGCCAAAGACGCCACGGCACTGGGTTCACAAGCCACTGCTTCGGGCATAGAGGCCACGGCGCTGGGTGTTCTAGCCAATGCTTCGGGCAATCTGGCCATGGCGCTGGGTGTACAAGCCACTGCTTCGGGCATCGGCTCCACGGCGCTGGGCGCAGGCACCAATGCTTCGGGCAACAGCGCCACGGCGCTGGGTGCTTCAGCCAATGCTTCGGGCAACAGCGCCACGGCGCTGGGTTACTTGTCCACTGCTTCCGGTTTGAGAGCCGTGGCGCTGGGTTCACAAGCCACTGCTTCGGGCTCGTTAGCCACAGCGATCGGCGATCGAACCAATGCTACAGGCAATTCCTCCACGGCACTGGGTGTTCTAGCCAATGCTGCATTCACCAATTCCACAGCCGTTGGACAATCAGCCGCCACCACACGTGCCGATCAAATCGTTCTTGGCACGGCAACAACAACAACAACCGTTGCCAATCTCACCGGAACCGGCACAGGTCTCGTTCTGGCCAACGACGATGGCACCCTCTCGCGCTCATCGATCTCCTCAACAGCACTGTCATCGCTGGATTGCACTGCGACCGGTGATAACGCCACCTGTTATGGGCCGAATGCATCGGCGACCGGTGGCAATGCATCGGCCTTCGGCAATTCTGCCAATGCTTCGGGACGACTGGCCACGGCGCTGGGTTTTAACTCCAATGCTTCGGGCTTTGACGCCACGGCGCTGGGGAGGGGAACCCGTGCTTCGGAACTCGGCGCCACGGCCCTGGGTGCTCTCGCCAATGCTTCGGGCACAGAGGCCACGGCGCTGGGTTCACAAGCCACTGCTTCGGGCATAGAGGCCACGGCGCTGGGTTACTCAGCCAATGCTTCGGGCCGTTTCTCCACGGCGCTGGGTCGCAACGCCAACGCCAGCGGAACCGCCGCGACCGCCGTCGGGGTGAACGCCCGGGCTGCAGGTACCGCCGCCGCAGCCCTCGGAGAAGGCTCCATCGCCAACGGTGAAAGCGCCACGGCCCTCGGACGCAAGGCCAATGCCACGGGATTCGAAGCCACCGCGTTGGGCGCCGGTGCCCTGGCATCAGAGCTACAGGCGACGGCCCTAGGTCCTCGCGCCGATGCCTCCGGAATCGCCGCGACCGCCGTCGGGTTGAACGCCCGGGCTGCAGGTACCGCCGCCACAGCCCTCGGAGAAGCCTCCATCGCCAACGGTGAAAGCGCCACGGCCCTCGGACGCAAGGCCAATGCCACGGGATTCCGTACCACCGCATTGGGCGCCGGTGCCCTGGCCAGCTTCACCAACTCCACCGCCATCGGAACCGGTGCCGCCACCACACGTGCCGATCAAATCGTTCTTGGCACGGCAACAACAACAACAACCGTTGCCAATCTCACCGGAACCGGCACAGGTCTCGTTCTGGCCAACGACGATGGCACCCTCTCGCGCTCATCGATCTCCTCAACAGCACTGACATCGCTGAATTGCACTGCGACCGGTGATAACGCCACCTGTTATGGGCCGAATGCATCGGCGACCGGTGGCAATGCATCGGCCTTCGGCAATTCTGCCAATGCTTCGGGACAACGGGCCATGGCGCTGGGTGTCAACTCCAATGCTTCGGGCACTGACGCCACGGCGCTCGGTAGGGCGGCTACTGCTTCGGGCATAGAGGCCACGGCGCTGGGGATGCGAACCCGTGCTTCGGGACTCGGCGCCACGGCCCTGGGTGCTCTCGCCACTGCTTCGGGCACAGAGGCCACGGCGCTGGGCGTCGGCTCCAATGCTTCGGGCAGTTTATCCACGGCGCTAGGTGCCCTTGCCAATGCTTCGGGCCGTTTCTCCACGGCGCTGGGTGCTTCAGCCAATGCTGGGGGCGACGCCGCCACGGCGCTGGGTGCTTCAGCCACTGCTGCATTCACCAATTCCACAGCCGTTGGACAATCAGCCGCCACCACACGTGCCGATCAAATCGTTCTTGGCACGGCAACAACAACAACAACCGTTGCCAATCTCACCGGAACCGGCACAGGTCTCGTTCTGGCCAACGACGATGGCACCCTCTCGCGCTCATCGATCTCCTCAACAGCACTGACATCGCTGAATTGCACTGCGACCGGTGATAACGCCACCTGTTATGGGCCGAATGCATCGGCGAACGGTGGCAATGCATCGGCCTTCGGCAATTCTGCCAATGCTTCGGGACGACTGGCCACGGCGCTGGGTGTTCGAGCCAATGCTGCGGGCGTCGGCGCCACAGCGTTGGGTTTAGACGCCAATGCTTTCGGCAACATATCCACGGCGCTCGGTGCTCAATCCAACGCTTCGGGCGTCGGCGCCACGGCGCTGGGCGCTGGAGCCAATGCTGCGGGCCAAGACGCCATGGCTCTGGGTGTCCTAGCCACTGCTTCGGGCGTCGGCGCCACGGCGTTGGGTACACAAGCCAATGCTTCGGGCCTAGACGCCACGGCGCTGGGTCGTACAGCCACTGCTTCGGGGAGCAGCGCCACGGCGCTGGGCTATCTAGCCAGCGCCACGGGCAATCAGGCCATGGCGCTGGGATTTGCAGCCAATGCTTCGGGCCAAGACGCCACGGCGCTTGGCCTTAGAGCCAATGCCTCGGGCATTGGCGCCATGGCATGGGGTTATTCGGCCACCGCATCCGCATTGAATTCCATCGCCGTAGGTAGCGGAGCTGTGAGTTCCAACTCCAACGCAACAGCAATCGGCACTGGTGCTCAATCCACCATCGCCAATGCCACCGCAATCGGCGCAGGTGCTCAGGCGCTTCAAAGTTCAGGATCTACAGCCACCAGTTCCATCACTCTTGGCACACAGGGCAATGGCACAACTGATTATTTCCTGCCCGGATTGAGCAACAAACCATCTTCCGGAACCGAATATCTGGTGATCGATCAGCAAGGTCGCATCACCGCTGGCACAGCCACGCTGGCTCCCAATTACACAATCGCCATTCAAAATGCCTTCAACTGCACCCATCAAGGCATTGATTCTGTTTGCTTCGGAAACAACTCCAGAGCGCTAGGTGATTACACATCTGCTATCGGTGCCAACAGCACCGCCATTGGTTTCGAAGCCACAGCTGTCGGCGCTGATTCGGATGCCACCAATGGATCGGTTGCCGTTGGTGCCTATGCAGAAGCCACTGGGGTTAACAGCGTTGCCATAGGCGTGGCATCCAATGCCACCGGCATGGCCACGGTCGCCATTGGCGAAAACTCCCGCGCTGCAGGCAACCGCACCATCGTGATGGGGTATCAGGCTGTTGCCAACGCCAACGATGCCATCGCCCTCGGGTATCAGGCCAATGCCAGCTACGACAACTCCATCGCTTTTGGCGATGGCGCTGCATCCACACGCACCGATCAGGTAGCCATCGGCAAATCCGGCAGTGAAGTCACCATCGCAAACCTTGCGGGCACAGGCAACGAGATGGTCTTCGCCAATGGCGACGGCACCCTCAAGCGGGCTGCTGGAATTTCCGTCAACAACGGATCTCTCACAGTTGCCAATGACCTGACTGTTGGTGGAGCCACCACACTCAACACCCTCACCGCCACTGGCGCTGCCAACTTCCAGAGCACACTCGCTGTTCAAGGTGCCACCACACTGAATGGCGCCACCACCGTGAACAACTCACTCACCGTTAACGGCACCCAAACCGTTAACGGCAATCAGTCAGTAACCGGGTCGCAGACCATCGGTGGTAATCAAACCGTTACTGGAAATCAGACCGTTGCTGGCAACTCCGCCATCACCGGCAATCAAACCATCGGTGGAAACCTCGGTGTCACAGGAGCCACCACCCTTTACGGTGGCGCCACCATCAACAACGGCCTCACCGTCACCGGTGGTACCAGCACCGACACCCTTGCTGTCTCCGGAGCCACCACCCTCAACACCCTCACAGCCACTGGCGCTGCCAACTTCCAGAGCACACTCGACGTTCAAGGTGCCACCACACTGAATGGTGCCACCACCGTGAACAACTCACTCACCGTTAACGGCACCCAAACCGTTAACGGCAATCAGTCAGTAACCGGGTCGCAGACCATCGGTGGTAATCAAACCGTTACTGGAAATCAGACCGTTGCTGGCAGCTCTTCAATCACCGGCAATCAAACCATCGGTGGAAACCTCGGTGTCACAGGAGCCACCACACTCAACACCCTCACCGCCACTGGCGCTGCCAACTTCCAGAGCACACTCGCTGTTCAAGGTGCCACCACACTGAATGGCGCCACCACCGTGAACAACTCACTCACCGTTAACGGCACCCAAACCGTTAACGGCAATCAGTCAGTAACCGGGTCGCAGACCATCGGTGGTAATCAAACCGTTACTGGAAATCAGACCGTTGCTGGCAGCTCTTCAATCACCGGCAATCAAACCATCGGTGGAAACCTCGGTGTCACAGGAACCACCACCCTCAACACCCTCACCGCCACTGGCGCTGCCAACTTCCAGAGCACACTCGCTGTTCAAGGTGCCACCACACTGAATGGCGCCACCACCGTGAACAACTCACTCACCGTGACTGGCACCACCAACCTCAAGAACACCAACGTTGTTGGCACTCTTGCAGTCACCGGTAATCAAACGGTGAGCGGGTCGCAGACCATCGGTGGTAATCAAACCGTTGCTGGAAATCAAACCGTTGCTGGCAGCTCCGCCATCACCGGCAATCAAACCATCGGTGGAAACCTCGGTGTCACAGGAACCACCACCCTCAACACCCTCACCGCCACTGGCGCTGCCAACTTCCAGAGCACACTCGCTGTTCAAGGTGCCACCACACTGAATGGCGCCACCACCGTGAACAACTCACTCACCGTTAACGGCACCCAAACCGTTAACGGCACCCAAACCGTTAACGGCAATCAGTCAGTAACCGGGTCGCAGACCATCGGTGGCAATCAAACCGTTGCTGGAAATCAGACCGTTGCTGGCAGCTCTGCAATCACCGGCAATCAAACCATCGGTGGAAACCTCGGTGTCACAGGAGCCACCACACTGAATGGTGCCACCACCGTGAACAACTCGCTCACCGTTAACGGCACCCAAACCGTTAACGGCAATCAGTCAGTAACCGGGTCGCAGACCATCGGTGGCAATCAAACCGTTGCTGGAAATCAGACCGTTGCTGGCAGCTCTGCAATCACCGGCAATCAAACCATCGGTGGAAACCTCGGTGTCACAGGTGCCACCACACTGAATGGCGCCACCACCGTGAACAACTCACTCACCGTTAACGGCACCCAAACCGTTAACGGCAATCAGTCAGTAACCGGGTCGCAGACCATCGGTGGCAATCAGTCAGTGACGGGTAACTTCACGGCACGCGGTAACGTTACATTGACTGGTTACACCACAAACCAGACATCAGGAACAACACAAGTCCTCACGACTGATAGTCAAGGCCAGCTCGGTTTTATCGTTCTGCCTACTAACACCACAACGTTCTGCAACCGCACCGGCGTCAACTCCGCGTGCTACGGACCAAGCGCTGAAGCATTGGGTGATTTTGATACAGCCATCGGAGCCAACAGCACAGCCGACGCAACTCTCGGCTCAACCGCTCTCGGAGCCGAAACCAACGCATCTGGCAATGGCTCAACAGCGATTGGCGTGGTCGCCACCTCCCGAGGTGAAGGATCCATTGCCGTTGGCTTCGCAGCCAACTCCACAGCGGAAGGAGGTATTGCCATCGGATTCAATACGACCGCCAACGGCACCAATGCTTTTGCCTACGGAACCGATGCTGTTGCCAACGGCGTCAACGTGACTGCGATTGGTGCTGGAGCACGTGCCGAGGGATTCAACACCAACGCACTTGCAGTCGGCACCGGGGCGGTAGCCAACGGCACTGATGTGACAGCGCTTGGTGCTGGAGCAGTCGCCACCGGGACGAGAGCAACCGCAATTGGTGCAAGTGCAAGAACAACTCGGGACAATCAGCTAATGCTCGGCTCCGCAAATCAAGAGACGACCATTGCCAATCTTGCCGGCAATGGCAATGAGATGGTCTTTGCCAATGGCGATGGCACTCTCAAACGTGCAGCTGGAATTTCTGTCAACAACGGATCTCTCACCACAGCCAATAACCTGACTGTTGGCGGTGCCCTCAATGTCTCCGGGAACACCACCCTCAATACCCTCACCGCCACTGGCGCTGCCAACTTCCAGAGCACCCTCACTGTTCAAGGTGCGACCACTCTCTCCGGCGGAGCCACCATCAACAACGGCCTCACCGTCACCGGCGGAGCCACCATCAACAACGGCCTCACCGTCACCGGCGGAGCCACCGTCACCGGCGGAGCCACCATCAACAACGGCCTCACCGTCACCGGTGGCACCAACACCGACAGCCTCAAGGTCAAATCACTGTCCGGGAAAGGGACATTTTTGGTCGCCGCCGAAAGCGATGGAACGTTGCAGCGATCCTCATCTGTCTCCCTCCAGCAGGTGGATCAAGCGGTCAACAGCACCATCCCCCAGCTTCAATCCACCACCAACAGGCTGGAATCTGCTGCTCGCGGACTGGGTCAGGCCGTTGAATCCTCCGGAGCGGTCGCAGCTGCCCTGTCGGCGATCCCTCAGGTGTCGCTTCAGGACGATGAACCTGTTCGCTGCGGTGTCGGCACCGGTGGTTACGGCAGTCAGTACGCGATTTCTGCAGGCTGCGCGGTGCGTGTCGGCGATCGACTCCACCTCAATGGAGCACTCGCTTACACCCCCTCGATCGATTACGAGTACGGATCGACGCCCTCGGTAGCCGGTCGACTCGGCTTTTCCTTCCCATTGGGGAGGATCGCCAAGGCCTCCAGCAAGCCGTCTCGAGAAACCTCTCAGGAGCTGTCCAACGTTCAGAGCAATCTTGAAAAGATTCAACAGGAAGTCAAGGCTCGTGACACCCAAATCGCCGACCTAAAGATGCAGCTCGACAAGCTGAGCAAAGACCAGCACCCCGATAGCGCTAGCCCAAACAACAAGGCCACAACGCAGCTGATCGCCATGCTTAAGAGCCGAATTGAACAGCTCGAGCAAGAAAAGAATCAATCAGAAACCGAAAATAGACTTCAAGACAAGAAAATTCAAGACCTGGAGAATCGCTTAGCCGAACAGGAAACAATGTTCCAGCGTGCCATGAATCAACTCCGATCACTTATCGGCGGAAAATCAATCGAACATGGCCCAACCAGCAAAGCAACACCCTAG